A genomic stretch from Mesoplodon densirostris isolate mMesDen1 chromosome 3, mMesDen1 primary haplotype, whole genome shotgun sequence includes:
- the MOCS2 gene encoding molybdopterin synthase catalytic subunit — protein sequence MSSLEISSSCFNQEMKLPLSPPLVEDSAFEPPGKDINKVEEKSKDIIKFTSEQLSVDEVSQLVISPFCGAVSLFVGTTRNNFEGKKVISLEYEAYLPMAENEVRKICSDIRQKWPVKHIAVFHRLGLVPVSEASIIIAVSSAHRTASLEAVSYAIDTLKAKVPIWKKEIYEESSSSWKRNKECFWAADD from the exons ATGTCGAGCTTGGAGATCAGCTCCTCCTGCTTCAATCAGGAGATGAAATTGCCATTATCCCCCCCATTAGTGGAGGATAGTGCTTTTGAGCCACCTGG GAAAGATATAAATAAAGTTGAAGAGAAATCGaaagatataataaaattcacATCTGAGCAACTTTCAGTAGATGAAGTCTCACAGCTGGTGATTTCTCCATTCTGTGGTGCAGTATCCCTATTTGTAG gaactACAAGGAATAACTTCGAAGGGAAAAAAGTCATTAGCTTAGAGTATGAAGCATATCTACCAATGGCAGAAAATGAAGTCAGAAAAATTTGTAGTGACATTAGGCAGAAATGGCCAGTCAAACACATAGCAGTGTTCCATCGGCTTGG cTTAGTTCCAGTGTCAGAAGCAAGCATTATCATTGCTGTGTCCTCAGCCCATAGGACTGCATCCCTCGAAGCTGTGAGCTATGCCATTGATACTTTAAAAGCCAAGGTGCCCATATGGAAAAAG GAAATCTATGAAGAATCATCATCATcttggaaaagaaacaaagaatgctTTTGGGCAGCCGATGATTAA